In a single window of the Deinococcus aetherius genome:
- a CDS encoding aldo/keto reductase has protein sequence MQMRVLGHSGLRVSAVGLGCNNFGGRLDQAATDAVVRRALDRGITLFDTADVYGNRGGSETMLGRALGSERANIVLASKFGLPMDDSGELQGARPAYVRQALEASLRRLGTDHLDLYQLHRPDPDTPIEDTLGALDELVREGLVGHVGVSNMDAPGVRAADEAARRLGLSRFTSCQDEYSLLVRDIEGELIPTMRELGLGLLPYFPLASGLLSGKYRAGQPLPEGARITGSENAQNRYLTERNWRVVEELRQFAEARGHTLLDLALSWLLASDVTGSVIAGATRPEQIDQNVAAAEWTLTPEDLAEVDRLTSA, from the coding sequence ATGCAGATGCGCGTCTTGGGTCACTCCGGCCTTCGGGTCTCCGCCGTCGGTCTCGGGTGCAACAACTTCGGCGGGCGCCTCGACCAGGCCGCCACCGATGCTGTCGTCCGGCGGGCGCTCGACCGGGGCATCACCCTCTTCGACACCGCCGACGTCTACGGCAACCGGGGAGGATCGGAAACCATGCTGGGCCGGGCGCTGGGATCAGAACGGGCGAACATCGTCCTCGCCAGCAAGTTCGGCCTGCCCATGGACGACAGCGGCGAGCTTCAGGGCGCCCGGCCCGCCTACGTCCGTCAGGCGCTGGAAGCCAGCCTGCGCCGCCTGGGCACCGACCACCTCGACCTGTACCAGCTCCACCGCCCCGACCCCGATACCCCCATTGAGGACACGCTGGGCGCCCTGGATGAACTGGTCCGCGAGGGCCTGGTGGGTCACGTCGGCGTGTCCAACATGGATGCCCCGGGCGTGCGGGCGGCGGACGAGGCGGCCAGGCGGCTGGGGCTGTCCCGCTTCACCTCCTGCCAGGACGAGTACAGCCTGCTGGTGCGGGACATCGAGGGGGAGCTGATCCCCACGATGCGCGAGCTGGGGCTGGGCCTGCTGCCGTACTTCCCGCTGGCGAGCGGCCTGTTGAGCGGGAAGTACCGGGCCGGACAGCCCTTACCAGAGGGCGCGCGGATCACCGGGTCGGAGAACGCGCAGAACCGCTACCTGACGGAACGCAACTGGCGGGTGGTGGAGGAGTTGCGCCAGTTCGCCGAGGCGAGGGGGCACACCCTGCTGGACCTGGCGTTGAGTTGGCTGCTGGCGAGCGACGTGACGGGCAGCGTGATCGCCGGGGCCACGCGGCCCGAGCAGATCGACCAGAACGTTGCGGCGGCCGAGTGGACGCTCACCCCGGAGGACCTCGCGGAGGTGGACCGCCTCACTTCGGCCTGA
- a CDS encoding GatB/YqeY domain-containing protein — MNLTTLKARHLIARKERNAPQAAVLGRVIGDTETQVKNRPGTDQGALVTGVLADQLTAMLRERAQLAGLGRDTARVDVELAVLQALDTEVRQEQARVDAERLARQLSPEALEASVREAVGGGATDLGAVMKWLKERHGGTYDGRLASQTARRILAGG, encoded by the coding sequence ATGAACCTCACGACCCTCAAGGCCCGACACCTCATCGCCCGCAAGGAGAGGAACGCCCCTCAGGCCGCCGTGCTCGGTCGCGTCATCGGCGATACCGAGACCCAGGTGAAGAACAGGCCCGGAACCGACCAGGGCGCCCTGGTGACAGGTGTGCTGGCCGACCAGCTCACGGCGATGCTCAGGGAGCGCGCCCAGTTGGCGGGCCTGGGCCGCGACACGGCCCGGGTGGACGTGGAGTTGGCCGTCCTGCAGGCCCTGGACACGGAGGTCAGGCAGGAGCAGGCGCGTGTGGACGCCGAGCGGCTTGCCCGGCAGCTCTCGCCCGAGGCGCTAGAGGCGTCGGTCCGGGAGGCGGTGGGGGGTGGCGCCACCGATCTCGGCGCCGTGATGAAGTGGCTCAAGGAGCGGCACGGCGGGACCTACGATGGCCGCCTCGCCAGCCAGACCGCTCGGCGAATCCTCGCAGGTGGCTAA